Proteins found in one Chthoniobacterales bacterium genomic segment:
- a CDS encoding DUF72 domain-containing protein, translated as MRTPVRALPADRVFAGTCAWSFDDWRDVFYPHGLPRNRWLEYYAHRFRAVEMDSSFYHMPSAQTVDHWSGLTPPGFRFCPKLPKTLSHEKRLEDPAPEISMMKHLARELGSRMGCALLQLPPSFHARPAEQKALRAFLGAWPHDVPLAVEFRHADWDTPHAASLLQAHGVAWVWSDQWPLGGEKRAGFGFLPVTAPHIYVRLLGDPRTKYGPGGHETHRYGKLLWPRETALEHWSVKLRHHADASALYVFTNNHYEGMAVETARRLCFKLGVDLPSDPPDAKEQLDLFAGLSKA; from the coding sequence ATGAGAACGCCCGTGCGGGCCCTGCCTGCCGACCGCGTTTTCGCAGGCACCTGCGCTTGGAGCTTCGATGATTGGCGCGATGTCTTTTATCCGCACGGGTTGCCGCGCAATCGCTGGCTCGAATACTACGCGCACCGTTTCCGTGCCGTGGAGATGGACTCGAGTTTTTACCACATGCCCTCGGCGCAGACGGTTGATCATTGGAGCGGACTGACTCCACCCGGCTTCCGGTTTTGCCCCAAGCTTCCCAAAACATTAAGCCACGAGAAGCGTCTCGAGGACCCCGCACCCGAGATCAGCATGATGAAACACCTCGCGCGTGAACTCGGGTCGCGCATGGGCTGTGCCTTGCTGCAGCTCCCGCCATCCTTCCATGCCCGTCCGGCGGAGCAAAAAGCCTTGCGCGCTTTTCTCGGCGCGTGGCCGCATGACGTCCCGCTGGCCGTCGAATTCCGCCATGCCGATTGGGACACACCGCATGCCGCATCCCTGCTCCAGGCGCATGGCGTGGCTTGGGTTTGGTCCGACCAGTGGCCGCTGGGTGGGGAAAAGCGTGCCGGATTCGGCTTCCTGCCGGTGACGGCACCGCATATTTACGTGCGTCTCCTCGGCGACCCGCGCACGAAATACGGACCCGGCGGGCACGAGACGCATCGCTACGGCAAGCTGCTCTGGCCTCGAGAAACGGCGCTCGAACACTGGTCGGTCAAACTGCGCCACCACGCCGATGCAAGCGCGCTCTACGTCTTCACCAACAACCACTACGAAGGCATGGCGGTGGAAACAGCGCGCCGGCTTTGCTTCAAGCTGGGAGTGGATCTTCCGTCTGATCCGCCAGATGCCAAGGAGCAGCTCGATCTTTTCGCCGGTCTCTCCAAGGCCTAG
- a CDS encoding carbohydrate porin: MFTRRLIPSWPESGRALFASAVAALALCLGMARAAVPDSAAVEDANFRENYLLGDWMGVRTSLWEKGVKPKFLLISDAYGNPYGGVEQGFTSYSMFCADLKLDTEKLVNIPGGEFHIGFAVNFGTQLSQDVVGNVFPIQSSDVAPPGPRLTDLSYTQSLFDGKLSLRAGRVSIDSLYGEEFAASAYFRTFTSVAFNAIPFAIFYNSPGAFGYPATTWGARVKIAPVEQFYAMAGIYNGDPDVGLADRYGLDFTFDGPPFGIGEIGWRRNQATGDTGLPGNLKLGGFVLGGSVPAYDSNTSSDGRFGLYAVADQALMRFGEPSANRHLGVFGSFVVAPSQAVSPMPYYFSSGLVAYGPLESRPKDFVSLGLAYGAYSSQLRSEQAASVTTKPQFYEMTVELSYGIQVLPGLIIQPGAQMLVNPGGSPSTPSALALGVNAVVSF, translated from the coding sequence ATGTTTACACGCCGGCTTATCCCAAGCTGGCCTGAGTCGGGCCGGGCGCTTTTCGCGTCCGCGGTCGCTGCCCTCGCGCTGTGCCTCGGCATGGCGCGGGCGGCCGTCCCCGACTCCGCCGCGGTGGAGGACGCCAATTTCCGGGAGAATTATCTCCTCGGAGATTGGATGGGCGTGCGCACGTCTCTCTGGGAGAAAGGCGTGAAGCCCAAGTTCCTGCTCATCTCCGATGCCTACGGCAATCCCTACGGCGGTGTGGAGCAAGGCTTCACGTCCTACAGCATGTTCTGCGCGGACCTGAAGCTGGATACCGAGAAGCTGGTCAACATTCCCGGCGGCGAATTCCACATCGGCTTTGCCGTCAACTTCGGCACGCAGTTGTCGCAGGATGTGGTCGGCAACGTGTTTCCCATCCAATCCTCCGACGTCGCCCCGCCCGGACCGCGCCTCACCGATCTCAGCTACACGCAATCGCTCTTTGACGGGAAACTCAGCCTGCGCGCCGGGCGCGTCTCCATCGACAGCCTCTACGGCGAGGAGTTTGCCGCATCGGCCTATTTCCGCACTTTCACGTCGGTCGCTTTCAACGCCATCCCCTTCGCCATCTTTTACAATTCGCCCGGCGCCTTCGGCTATCCTGCCACCACGTGGGGCGCGCGCGTCAAAATCGCACCCGTCGAGCAATTCTACGCCATGGCCGGCATCTACAACGGCGATCCCGATGTCGGGCTGGCCGATCGCTACGGTCTGGATTTCACCTTCGATGGTCCGCCCTTCGGCATCGGTGAAATCGGTTGGCGGCGCAACCAGGCGACCGGTGACACCGGCTTGCCCGGCAACTTGAAACTCGGCGGCTTTGTCCTCGGCGGCAGCGTGCCGGCCTATGACTCGAACACCTCGAGCGACGGGCGCTTCGGTCTTTACGCGGTCGCCGATCAGGCGCTGATGCGTTTCGGTGAGCCTTCGGCCAACCGGCATCTCGGCGTTTTCGGCAGCTTCGTGGTTGCGCCGAGCCAAGCAGTCAGCCCCATGCCTTATTATTTCAGCTCCGGTCTCGTCGCTTATGGGCCGCTGGAAAGCCGTCCGAAAGATTTCGTTTCCCTCGGTCTGGCCTACGGCGCCTACAGCAGCCAGCTCCGCAGCGAGCAGGCCGCCAGCGTGACGACCAAACCGCAGTTCTACGAAATGACGGTGGAACTTTCTTACGGCATCCAAGTCCTGCCCGGTCTGATCATTCAGCCCGGCGCGCAAATGCTGGTCAATCCCGGCGGCAGTCCGTCCACACCGAGCGCCCTCGCCCTCGGCGTCAACGCCGTGGTGAGTTTCTAG
- a CDS encoding flap endonuclease: MQARSTSSPTTTTKAWRWKQRAGFASSWEWIFRLIRQMPRSSSIFSPVSPRPSMNFMRLLLVDGHYYAYRSFFAIRGLTNSRGEPTNAVFGFVKALRKMLSDVKPDAAAVVWDAGLPERRMQLLPSYKQQREETPDDLVKQLPVIEEAVTALGLRNVSLQGHEADDLIASYAAAARKEKGEVVIATNDKDIYALVGDGVAIYSTNKTDLGDPKDGFALLGPAEVERKWEVRPEQIPDVLALTGDTADNIPGVDGVGPKTAAKLVREHGSASLLAENPSVIANEKLREKVAAAAARLRDNLELVRLEHDLPLPVAPKDLEIRPDAAAMAALAKRCEFRSLLAEFEKLAKAGGSASQGELF, from the coding sequence ATGCAAGCGCGCTCTACGTCTTCACCAACAACCACTACGAAGGCATGGCGGTGGAAACAGCGCGCCGGCTTTGCTTCAAGCTGGGAGTGGATCTTCCGTCTGATCCGCCAGATGCCAAGGAGCAGCTCGATCTTTTCGCCGGTCTCTCCAAGGCCTAGCATGAACTTTATGCGCCTGCTGCTCGTTGACGGTCACTATTACGCTTACCGTTCGTTTTTCGCGATTCGCGGACTCACCAATTCCCGTGGAGAGCCGACCAACGCCGTGTTCGGTTTCGTCAAAGCGCTGCGCAAAATGTTGTCCGACGTGAAACCCGACGCGGCTGCGGTGGTGTGGGATGCAGGCTTGCCGGAGCGCCGCATGCAACTTCTGCCGTCCTACAAACAGCAGCGCGAAGAAACGCCGGACGATTTGGTAAAGCAGTTGCCGGTGATCGAGGAGGCCGTCACTGCCCTCGGTTTGCGCAACGTCAGCCTGCAGGGGCACGAAGCGGACGACCTGATCGCCTCCTACGCCGCGGCGGCGCGGAAAGAAAAAGGCGAGGTGGTCATTGCCACCAACGACAAAGACATCTACGCGCTGGTCGGCGACGGAGTGGCGATCTATTCGACGAACAAAACCGACCTTGGAGACCCGAAGGACGGCTTTGCGTTGCTGGGTCCGGCGGAAGTTGAAAGAAAATGGGAAGTCCGGCCGGAACAGATTCCCGATGTGCTGGCGCTCACCGGCGACACGGCGGACAACATCCCCGGGGTCGATGGCGTCGGACCCAAAACGGCCGCGAAACTTGTGCGCGAACACGGTTCGGCTTCACTGCTTGCCGAGAATCCCTCGGTGATCGCGAACGAAAAGCTGCGTGAAAAGGTCGCAGCAGCCGCCGCCAGGTTGCGCGATAATCTCGAACTCGTCCGGCTTGAGCATGATCTTCCTCTGCCCGTGGCGCCGAAGGATTTGGAGATCAGGCCCGATGCGGCGGCGATGGCGGCCCTGGCCAAACGCTGCGAGTTCCGCAGCCTCCTTGCGGAATTTGAAAAGCTCGCCAAAGCAGGAGGCTCCGCATCCCAAGGCGAGCTGTTCTGA
- a CDS encoding NAD-dependent malic enzyme, whose protein sequence is MSTTVTKRGTDLLQDPALNKSTAFTEAERQALGLVGLVPDATETEDLQLKRVLLQLSHKTSDIDRYIYLVNLLDHDETLFYRTLMSDPARFLPIVYDPTIGEACLKFGHIFRGPRGMYLSIKRRGHVKEILRNWPQKDVRFICVTDGGRILGLGDLGANGMGIPIGKLQLYTAAAGVPPQGLLPMYLDAGTNNEQYLNDPLYLGLRERRPSTEDLYSFVDEFVEAVQEVFPKCCIHFEDWTGVDAVHLLERYRDKYCVYNDDVQGTAGITLAGMINATKLKGTQLKDEKYLFLGAGSAGIGLANLLCSALVDQGMSLKEAQSRVYMFDVNGLLESTRTDLVDFQLPYAHPHAPTRDFVAAIESIKPTTIIGVSTIGGAFTKEVVEAMSRINERPVILALSNPTEHAECTAEQAYTWSNGKAIYAAGVPFQPVQFKGQTFIPGQANNFYIFPAVAMAIYATQAKRVSDEMFIEAAKGVADQVSPDLLKQGLLYPLQANILETEIKTAARVAKLVFDSGLATVERPADMEAFIRSHVYTPAYPKLA, encoded by the coding sequence ATGAGCACCACCGTTACAAAACGCGGCACAGATCTTCTCCAAGATCCCGCCCTCAACAAATCCACCGCTTTCACCGAAGCCGAGCGCCAAGCCCTCGGGTTGGTCGGCCTCGTGCCCGACGCAACAGAGACCGAAGATCTCCAACTCAAGCGCGTGCTGCTGCAACTCAGCCACAAGACATCGGACATCGACCGTTACATCTATCTGGTCAACCTGCTCGACCACGATGAAACCCTCTTCTACCGCACGCTTATGTCGGATCCGGCGCGCTTCCTGCCTATCGTCTATGATCCGACGATCGGCGAGGCCTGCTTGAAGTTCGGACACATCTTCCGCGGCCCGCGCGGCATGTATCTCTCGATCAAGCGTCGCGGCCACGTGAAAGAAATCCTGCGCAACTGGCCGCAGAAAGACGTCCGCTTCATCTGCGTGACCGACGGCGGACGCATCCTCGGCCTCGGCGATCTTGGCGCCAACGGCATGGGCATTCCCATCGGCAAACTCCAGCTCTACACCGCGGCGGCCGGCGTGCCGCCTCAAGGCCTCCTGCCCATGTATCTCGATGCCGGAACGAACAACGAGCAATACCTGAATGACCCGCTCTACCTTGGTCTGCGCGAGCGTCGGCCCTCCACCGAAGACCTCTATTCCTTCGTCGATGAGTTCGTCGAGGCGGTGCAGGAGGTTTTCCCGAAATGCTGCATCCACTTCGAGGACTGGACCGGCGTCGATGCCGTCCACCTTCTCGAGCGCTATCGCGACAAATACTGCGTCTACAACGACGACGTGCAGGGCACGGCGGGCATCACGCTGGCCGGCATGATCAACGCGACCAAGCTCAAAGGCACGCAGCTCAAGGACGAGAAATACCTCTTCCTCGGTGCCGGTTCCGCCGGCATCGGCCTGGCCAACCTCCTCTGCTCCGCGCTGGTCGATCAGGGCATGTCGCTGAAGGAAGCGCAGTCGCGCGTCTACATGTTCGACGTGAACGGTCTGCTCGAATCGACGCGCACCGACCTTGTTGACTTCCAGCTCCCCTACGCGCACCCGCATGCGCCGACGCGCGATTTCGTCGCGGCGATCGAGAGCATCAAGCCGACCACCATCATCGGCGTCAGCACCATCGGCGGAGCGTTCACCAAGGAAGTCGTCGAGGCCATGAGCCGCATCAACGAGCGTCCGGTCATCCTCGCCTTGTCGAACCCGACCGAGCACGCCGAGTGCACGGCCGAGCAGGCCTACACGTGGTCGAATGGCAAGGCGATCTACGCGGCGGGTGTTCCGTTCCAGCCGGTGCAGTTCAAGGGACAGACCTTCATTCCCGGGCAGGCCAACAACTTCTACATCTTCCCCGCGGTGGCCATGGCGATCTACGCGACGCAGGCCAAGCGCGTCAGCGACGAGATGTTCATCGAGGCGGCCAAAGGTGTAGCCGACCAGGTCTCGCCCGATCTGCTCAAGCAAGGCCTGCTCTATCCGCTGCAAGCCAACATCCTCGAGACCGAGATCAAGACGGCGGCCCGCGTGGCCAAGCTCGTCTTCGACAGCGGCCTCGCCACGGTTGAGCGTCCCGCGGACATGGAGGCCTTCATCCGCTCCCATGTTTACACGCCGGCTTATCCCAAGCTGGCCTGA